From a single Drosophila sulfurigaster albostrigata strain 15112-1811.04 chromosome 3, ASM2355843v2, whole genome shotgun sequence genomic region:
- the LOC133840016 gene encoding uncharacterized protein LOC133840016: protein MNPKSALHWPLIVALAACLQLGVNSVPIEEKPETRSLFFLLGSSKVNVNVGNNGSSELALRQALEDYPPIQDPIFLADALQNAAQLQEALIRQQFLQSFVQSLLANNAPNTMATILPDGPIDLDGQTDETDELDSEAIDENDGEYDYIDFNKGSRIKYDLDNNRQPVDYFRNPNKILRVRPAPQIVGVFNTQQTGYLIPS, encoded by the coding sequence ATGAATCCAAAGTCTGCTCTGCATTGGCCTTTGATCGTTGCCCTGGCGGCGTGTCTTCAGCTAGGCGTTAATAGCGTGCCCATAGAAGAGAAACCCGAGACGCGATCGCTATTTTTCCTGTTAGGATCTTCGAAAGTTAATGTCAACGTTGGAAACAATGGGTCATCAGAGTTGGCTCTTCGACAAGCACTTGAGGATTACCCACCAATTCAAGACCCAATTTTCCTGGCTGATGCGTTACAAAATGCAGCTCAACTCCAGGAAGCTTTGATACGTCAACAGTTTTTGCAAAGCTTTGTCCAGTCACTTTTGGCCAACAATGCGCCCAACACTATGGCAACAATATTACCAGATGGTCCCATAGACTTGGATGGACAGACGGATGAAACCGATGAACTAGACTCCGAGGCCATAGATGAGAATGATGGCGAATACGATTACATAGATTTTAACAAGGGATCACGCATCAAATACGATTTGGATAACAATCGGCAACCAGTTGATTATTTTCGAAACcccaacaaaattttaagGGTTCGACCAGCTCCACAGATTGTCGGCGTCTTTAATACACAGCAAACTGGTTATCTAATTCCATCTTGA